The bacterium genome includes the window TAACCCTCACATAATCTAGGATTTGAGGATGCAGGATCTGCTTTTTACGTCCTCGTCTGGAACGTCTTTCTTGCGCCAGATTACGGGCAATGACGGGAGAATAAGCTTCAGGCATCTCTCTAAATGAGTTCTTTTTTAACTCCCGGCTAATGGTTGTGTGGCTGAACCCTAGCTCTTTGGCTATGGCGCGCCCTTTTTTACCTCTCAGCTTTAGCTCCCAAATCCTTTCTCTGTCTATTTCGCTTATTAGCTTATATTTCCTCTGTTTTTCTACCATGCACGCCTAGTATCACAACTAGGTGGTGCATCTATTGTTTGAACTCAGAAGCTGCTTAACAGCGCCTGAACGGCTTCGTAGAATTTACTAATATTTTTGAGATAAGCCAAGTCGGCAAAACCAATGTAATCGTGTACCGACATATTGCGACTTTTTAAAAAACCAAGCCACAAATCCAAATCATCCACATACCCTGCCTTATGAGCTTCCCTTATCACATCCCGTGGGTTGTATACTTCCACACCTGTTTCATCTACTTTGCTTTTTAAAAACTTCCAGGTGTACTCAAAACATACCTCGTATCGCTTACAGATAGAATCAAACACAAGTTCATTGGTTACCGCTTCTTCCTCATGCTTTAAAGCTTCTTTTAGTTTTTTGATGGCCACTTGTAATTTTTTATCCGTTGTCATGTACTCCTCCCTCAATCAAAAACAGCCAATCCATAAGACTTCCTGTTAGAAAAATAAAATCTTTTTTGTTATCGTCTATAAAATCCTTATCAGCCCTGCAAAAATTTACCAAATCTACTTGATAGAGTACATTTTCCTCTTTATCGCACCAATCATCTTTAATGTCGATGAGCTTAAAATACTCCTCCAAGGAAATGCCTTTTTGCGCATAACAACCCACGTCGTAATCAGAAAACTTTTTATAAAGGCCGCGCGCGCGTGAACCAAAAAGAAAAAAAGTGATGTGAGGATAGGCGCTGTGCAAAGCATCAATTAAGCCGGCAATAGGCCTCCACACCGGATCTTTAGCCTGTGTTTTTACAATATCCAGAGGATCACGCCCTATTTTTTTGGCCAAAGTTAAAATAGCAGGCTGAAACACAGCATGACCGGAAAGATAATAATTAATGGTATTACGATGAAGCTTGGTTTTACGGGAAAGTTCTAAAACCGAAGGAATACCCGAGCGTTTCATACAGGCGAGAAATCTTTTTTTATCCAAAGAATACTGCACAATTAAATTGTGCAGTAAGACGGTTAAAAAGTAAAGGGAAATTAATAATCTGTTTTCAGGGCTTTTTCTTCAACAACTGCAAGGTTTGCTCAAAATAAGGAACATACCCCTGAATACGGCTATAAATCTGGCTTGCCTTGGTTTGGTTATAGGTATGGGACGTTTCGTTTCTATCGGTCAGCATCCCTAACCATACCTCTTCATCATCAATCCATTGAGAGGCGTAGGCTTTATTAAGAGTTTCGCGCGGCGTTCCGCAATCAATCCCTTCTTCCTGCAAAAATTTTTGCAGGGTTTTCCAGCACAATTCAAATACAAACTCAAAGCGCTGAATAGTACCGTCTATATACAAATCACCGGTACCAGGATTTTGCAGAGCTTCTTTAAGCCGAACCAATACATCAGTAAAATTTTTGAGTAAATATTCAGTACGTTCATTGTTCATACCAAACTTTTCTTTTCTAACTTATTTTTTTGACCTTTTTAATCTAACAACTCTTGAGCAAATAATCCCTAATAAACCCATCCAGCTCCCCATCTAAAACCCCCTGGCTATCGGAGGTTTCAAAATCGGTACGATGGTCTTTAATCATTTGATAGGGGTGCAACACGTACGAGCGAATTTGCGAGCCCCAGGCAATGTCTTTTTTGTTGGCTTCTACCACCGCCTGCTCGGCACGTCTTTTTTCCATTTCTAACTCGTACAATTTGGCTTTGAGCATTTTCATGGCCACGGCGCGGTTTTGATGCTGGCTGCGTTCATTTTGACATTGCACCACAATGCCTGTGGGCAAATGCGTCATACGCACGGCCGAATCGGTTTTATTTACCTTTTGCCCACCTGCTCCACCAGCCCTATAGGTATCAATGCGCAAATCCGCCTCTTTCACTTCGATGTCGATATCATCCTCAACATCGGGATACACAAAGACGGAGGCAAACGACGTATGACGGCGGGAATTGGCATCAAAGGGCGAAATACGCACCAAACGGTGCACCCCTACTTCGGCTTTTAAATGACAATACGCATAGAGGCCGCTTACAAACACAGTGACCGAGCGATACCCTGCACCATCACCTTCGGTAAAATCAATCATCTCGGTTTTATAGCCCTTCTTCTCGCAAAAACGCAGATACATGCGCAGCAAAATGGAAACCCAATCGCACGATTCGGTGCCACCAGCGCCGGCGTTAATTTGAAAAAAGGCTGATGATTTATCCTGCGGACCCGAAAGCATTTTTTGAAATTCAATGCGAGCCAAATCGCTTTTAACTAAGTTTAAGTAAGAATTGATTTCAGATTCGGAGGAGGTATCACCGGCCTCTATAGAGAGATCGTAGAGAGTTTTCGCGTCGGATAAATGAGTTTCTACACTGTCCCAATCGGCTTTTTTGGATTTTAAGTCATCAACCTCGGCCATGGTTTTTTTGGCCTTGTCCTGATCATTCCAAAAACCTTCACGTACACTTTCGTTTTCAAGTCCCTTTAACAAATCCAGTTTTTTAGGGACGTCAAAGTGACCTCCGTAAACTTTGCCAGGTGTCGTTTAATTGATTGTACTTTTCTAAAATATCTTTCATTTTGAAGAAGTGAATGGTGGATGGTGGATAGTGAATAGAAAGAAAAATTTTCTCTTTTTACCATTCACCATCCACTATCCACTATCCACCTTTTATTATCTTCCAACAATGCGCCTTATCACAATAGCAATTACAGAGGAACCAGCCAGCGCAAAACACACCCACGCCACCCAATCACCATAAAGAGTATAGGTACTCATTTTTTCAATAGGATAAACAGCACGTACCAGATACCCAGCCTCAAAAGGAGGAAGCGTGGCCTCCACCATGCCATGAGGGTTTATCACCGCAGTGAGTCCCGTATTGGTAGCACGCAATAAATAACGCCTATTTTCTAAAGCCCGCATCTGCGAAAACACCAAATGTTGATACGGAGCCGAAGTATTGCCATACCAAGCATCGTTAGTTAAATTAGCCAACACGTTAGAGCCAGCCCTGGTTTGGCTACGGGCTAAATCGGGAAAAATATCTTCGTAACAAATAAGAGCACCCAATTTTAAACGGCCATGTTCTACCACTACCGGTTCTTTTCCTGGAGTAAAATCTCCTACAGCTACTGTTAGCCTGCGCGCAAACGATAAATATTCCTTAAATGGAATATATTCACCAAAAGGTACTAAATGGCGCTTGTGATAAATACTTTTAATTTGTGCCTTGGTATCTAAGTAAAAAGATGAATTGTAAACCAATTGCGCTACACCATCTTCTTGTATACTTACAGCCCCAACATACAGTGGCATGGGCAATACCGTGCGGCCTCGCCAAAATAAATAGGGGAAATCGGTATCGTCTTTTAAATTAACCGTAAAGGGATAGGCTGTTTCGGGCCAAATTGCAAGCTCGGCACCCTCTTCGGTAGCTTTTTCGGTAAGCTTTAAATGCTCATCTACATTTTCTTTAGCCACGCGCACATTCCACTTCATGTCCTGCGAAATATTGCCTTGCACCAAAGCCGTAAGCACCCCGTTGTCATTTTGCGCTACATCATCAAATGTAGATGCTTTACGCGCCAAGTTTAAAAAGACGGAAAAAACAACAATAACTAAAAGTACCACCGCACGCACCACCATGCCCTCTCGCCTTTTTTCAAAAACATGAAATAAAATATCAGCTAAAAGTGCATTTATAAGATAAATGAGTAAATTTAAACCATACATCCCCGTTACATCAACCCACTCAAAATACTGTAAAAAACTCCCCTGCGAATAAGCCGGCATGGCCCATGGGAAACCGCCCACAGGAAAATAGGTACGGCAAAAATCCATTGTCACCATTAAAATAGTAAAACTAACAAAAAATGGAATGGGCAAATAAATGGATATTTTATGGGCCAGCCAATTACTGGTAGCCCAATAGAGCGATAAAATAACAACAATAAGAAGAAGCACACCAACAGACTCATAAAATCCAAGCCCGCCAAAATTAGTCATGGCGTTAACAAGCCAATACAAACTTCCCGCATAAAAAATAAAAGCAGCAGTAAACGATTTAATAAAAAGTTTTTTTGAATTTTTAAATTGGCAGTACAAGAGTGGAACTAAAAAAAACCAGGCCAAATACCCCATTTCGGGCAAGCGATGCCCAAAAAAAACGGTCGGATAAATAAAAATTCCGGCCAAACCGGTTAATAAAATACAAAGTAAAAGCATATTAAAGGCGTGTATCTGCCAGAAGCGAATAATCTGTGATATGAAGGACCTTAGCAATTAGTTTTTTTTCAGCAGCCACCATTTTCTTTTTGGCGCTTAATGTATGGTGATCGTACCCTGTTAGATGCAGCAAGCCGTGAAAAACAAGAAACATCATCTGCTGAGGTAAAGAATGATTAAGCTTTTTAGCTTGGCGGGCAGCTACAGCCGGGCAAATAAATATATCACCCAAAAATGGATTGAGACTAACGGGAAAACTTAAAACATCGGTAGCACCCCTTTTATGCATGTACCGGCTATTAAGCGCAGCCATTTTTTGTGGCGATACAAAATGGAGCCCTATTTCCCCCTGCCCTTTAATATTTAATATCTTAAGCGCCTTCGTGAGGTTTTTTACGAAATAATGGCGAGACGTTGGATAGCGAGTTTGAGAGTTGTGGAGGATAAGGTCCATTGTTGTCGTTCCCCTCTGCCGTATTCTCGGGATATTCAATCCGTTGATGGTAGATGGCGGATAATATTTTTACAAAAGCATTGGCTATTTGATGAAGGTCTTTTAAAGTTAAATCACATTCATCTAATTGTTCATCTACAAAATGCATGTTAATAAGTTTTTCTACCGTGGCCTGAATTTTATGCGGACTTTTTTCAGGCAAAGCACGCACTGCGGCTTCTACTGTATCGGCCAACATAATAATACCGGCTTCTTTGGTTTGCGGCTTGGGTCCTTCGTAACGGTAATCACGTTCATCCACTTTATCCATAGTTGGATCGGCCAGTTTTTTGGCTTTTTCGTAAAAAAAGCCAATGAGCTTAGTTCCCTGATGTTGCGGTATCATATCGGTAATTTTTTGTGGCAACTTGAACTCTTTAGCCATGGCAATACCATCACTGACGTGGGCAGCAATAATGAGAGCACTCATTGATGGAGATAATTTGTCATGTGGATTAATACCTTTTTGATTCTCAATAAAATACTGTGGCTTTTTCATTTTACCAATATCGTGATAATAGCTAGCAACACGTGCAAATAAAGGATTAGCACCAATAGCCTGAGCGGCCGCTTCCGATAAAATACCCACCAATTGACTATGATGATAAGTACCGGGTGCTTTCCAAATCATTTCTTTTAATAAAGGATGACTCAAGCTTGCCAGCTCTAATAATTTAATATCGGTTGTATAATTAAAAATAACTTCGGTGACGGTTGTAAGTGCTAACACAATAATAGAAGTAAAAATACCACCTAAAAAGCCTGAAAGCGCATTAAGTAAAATAGGCATAGCCGCCACAGATTCGGCTTCCATGCCTAAATTAATAAGATTCATCGAATACACCACCAGCGCATTTACCAAACCTGTTAAAACGCCACAGTATAAAACCGAGCTTCGTTTATCAACATAAGCAATAGCGTGAGCAGCAAACACACCGCTAATCATGTAATACACGGTCATCTCCAAATTACTTTCCAAAAAGATGCCCGAAAACAAACTTAAGATAATTGAAAAAATAAGAGCGGTTTCGGAGTTAAGAATAAAACGCACCAGCATGGCGCCACCGGCAATAGGAATAGCATAATATAATGTGGTTACACTAAGCGAAAATGGAAAAGCATCTTTAATGGAACTCGCCATAAACACGCTTACGCGCAACAGTATCAAAAAGAATAACAGTGACGTGCCCAAAAACACTAAATCTTTGCGATTAGGTTTAAATTTACGAATGTATTTGGAAGCATAATAATAGACAATAGCCAAAACAAGATTAACAAACAGAAATACGCCCAAAAAACTAAACGCTTTTTTAGACTGCTGATGCGCCTTACGGATACCTTCAAGCACGGTTAAATGCCAGGGTTCAAAGCGATCGCCACTGCGCACAATAGATTCACCACGCTTCACTTTAATAACAATGTTGTTTACATGTTCGGTAGCTTTAGAACGCCGTGCATCTGTTTCGGCAGCATTATAAACCAAGCTTGGTTTTAAAAGTGACAGCGATACGTTTTTTAACAAGGTAAAATGTTCAGAGGTTAAAAATTCTAAATGCAAAACATCCCGTAAAAAACCTGTTTTCAGCCCTTCCATCTTGGCCATCACATCATCTAAACTTACAATGTCGTTTGCATCGGTTTTAAGCACTTCGGCAAAATTTCCTTCACTTACTTTTTCTCTAAAGGTAAAACCCTTTTCCAAAACTGATTCTAATTCCGATTTATTAAGAATAACGGGGGTTACATACATCTCACGGCAAATAGTAATAAGTGCTTTTTCTAGAGGACCATTAAAACGGTATTTTCTAAAGAGCGCGTAAGCATCATCACTAATAATACCTCCCAAGGCTTCCTGAAATTCGCTACGAAGCTGAAATTCCAAAGCTTCATCCAAAACATCGCGTCCCTTAAAAAAGGCCGCATTCTGTATCAAAAATTGACGCGATCCTAAAAAAGCCTCCGAAATTTTTTGAGCTGTTTTAGAAGATACTAGAGGATCATAATCGTACACAGGACGCACGGCTTGAGAAGCATCAAGCTTTAGTTTTTGCGTTGAGAGCGCATCTATAATTTCGTAATTTTGATCGGCCTTAATATCTTTAATAGCAACCGAACCAACACTTAAATGCTGAGGAAGTTGATCAAGATTAAAAGTAAGTAATATGGTTACTATTAACCCCAGTACAAGTAAAAGCCCCACATTGGCAAAGTTATCAAAACGGGCCTTTATGACCGGATCTTCAATTTTAGAGTTTAAGTTTTCTGAAACTTTATCAAAAAGATTTATCATATTACTGTTCACTTTTTTCGTAAGCGGTAATAATGCGTCCCACTAATTGATGCCGAGTAACATCACTAGCATTCATAAAGTGAAAGGCAATTCCTTCTACATCTTTTAAAACATTGACCGCATGCGACAATCCACTCATTTTTTCGCGCGGCAAATCAATTTGGGTTGTATCGCCGGTTACAACTACTTTAGAACCCAAACCAATACGTGTTAAAAACATTTTCATTTGTTCACGTGTAGTATTTTGGGCTTCATCTAAAATAACAAAAGAGTCTGCTAGCGTACGCCCTCGCATAAAAGCAAGCGGCGCCACTTCAATATCGCCCCGCTCCAACATTTTTAAAATTTTTTCGGAATCCAGCATATCGTGTAAAGCATCGTATAAGGGACGCAAATAAGGATCTATTTTTTCCACCAAATCACCCGGTAAAAACCCCAGCTTTTCACCGGCTTCAATAGCTGGGCGTGTTAAAATAATGCGCGACACCTCTCCTTTTAAAAAAGAAGTTACCGCCATCGCCATGGCTAAAAAAGTTTTTCCTGTTCCCGCCGGCCCCAAACCAAATACCAAATCGTTTTGCAAAATAGCCCGCATATACTGGGCCTGCCCTGTAGAACGGGGAGCAATCACCTTTTTTTTACCTGGAATAAAAATGGAATCGAGATAAAGATTTCCCAGCTTTAAATTATCATCTTCGGATAAAAGTTTAATGGCCTGCTCAATATCACGTCCCAGAATGGGATAGCCCTTTTTTAAAAGCGTGTAGAGCTGATTGAGGATATTTTCTACAAGTTTGATGCGTTCTTTTTGGCCAGAAATGTGTAAATGCCCGCCACGGACATTGATATCTACCCCTAAACGGTCTTCAATAGAACGCAAATTGTTATCGTGAGGTCCAAAAAGAGAACGAGCCAGATTATTATCGTCGAAGTTGAGTTTGATAACTTGAGCTGTGCTGTGTTTCATGCTGACTGTGAAAACCCTTTTTTTTACTTTCTAGGGGCTGGGGCCTTCTCCTCGGCTCCGTCACCCATCACCTGAATCATCACTTCGCGTCGGCCAATTTTATCGTCAAAGTCATATACCACAACTTCCTGCCAGGGACCTAAAAAAAGTTTTCCGTCTTTTATGGGAATACTCAATGTTTGCGGAAGAAGCAAGGCTCTTAAATGAGAAGACTCACGACCTGTTCCCGAACGTCTTTGAGGGCGCTCTCCCTCCTCATCACTCACAAAAGAACTAATTAGTTGCTTTAATGATTCTTGAATAAGCTTATCATTTTCAACAAGAATTATACTGGCAGCCGATTTAGGCAAATATATGGTGAGTAAGCCATTTAAAACCTGAGACTCCCTCAAGGCGCGCTTGATATCATGGGATACAATAAACGAATCAATTTGAAGAGTTGTATTAAAATAGGCATTAAGTACAAAATTTTTCATCCGTTATAGAAGTGTAGCCAAAAAAGAGAGTAATATCAAGGAATAAACTTTATAAGTACTCGTTTTTACTAAATATTTTAATGCAACTTTTTTGAGGTTTTTCGCACTTTTTGAGGACAGTTCTCCGATAATAATGGTAGAATGATGTATTACATGCGAACAAACAACACGAATAAAACCGGCAACAAACACCAAGATTACCGTTCGTCGCGTACTAACACCACCTCATTTACCGATATTCTTAATCAAAAACAAGGAGTTACACTACAAGCACCTCTATCGGAAGCGCCCAATAGTTTAATTGGCAGAGGAGCCAATTGGCAAAATGTATCAAAAGCTCCCCTCGCCCCTGAATTTCCCAATACCCCTCAAGGACCAGAATCATTTGGGGACGATCGTACCGTTCCTAAAAACTACCGTAAAAATACAGTTTTTGCCAAACAGGGAAAAATCCTGGAAAGAGATTTAATGCTTGATGGAGAAGTAACTGCCTCACGCCCTCAGAAATTGGAAAGCTATAAAGAGCTTATTGTTAAATACTCTAAAAAATACAATCTCGATCCCAATTTGGTGGCCGGGATGATGAAACAGGAATCTAATTTTAATCCCAAAGCAAGGTCACACGTAGGAGCCAAAGGTCTGATGCAGCTTATGCCCGGCACAGCTAAAATGATGGGGGTAAAAGATATTTATGACCCCGAACAAAATATTGCCGGAGGCACCAAATATTTGCGAGAAATGCTCGATCGTTTTGATGGCAATGTAACACTGGCCGTAGCCGCTTACAACTCAGGGCCTGGCAATGTAGAAAAATACGGCAACAAAGTACCGCCCTTTAGCGAAACACAAAATTACGTAAAATCCGTCGCGCGTCACTCCGAATCCATCCGCCTGGGTGGGTCGTTTGCCAATCTGGATACACCCACCAAACCCAAGTACCGCGTTACTTAATAGTTTAAGATAATCCTGTTTTATTTTGATTAAGATAAGAAACCAAATCTTGGCGCATGGCAAGGTAGTTGTTTTTTTCTTCGTCCGATTTAAAGGCAGGTGCCACAAAGGTAATACCTGTCATAAAAGTATCGGGATCTTCCTCGGGTTCGGCATATACCACCATACCATCGGTTTTAAACAGCACAGGGCCGTTTTTATGAGGAAGAGATAGTTCAAAATGGTAAACAGCATGCAGAGGCAATTTTTCATCGGCCACCAAGCGAACACCACCCTCCGAAATATTCACCAGAGAGGCCTCTACTCTTTTGCCATCACACGATAAATAAATTGGAATAGGAACGTTTACACGAATACGTTCCGATTCACGGCGGTTAATAATGTTAAACGAGCTAAAATCGGCATTTAATTTATACACTCCCGCTTTTTGGCCTGTAGCCTTAAAACGCACAATACCACGTCCATTGGCCGCC containing:
- a CDS encoding lytic transglycosylase domain-containing protein, whose protein sequence is MLDGEVTASRPQKLESYKELIVKYSKKYNLDPNLVAGMMKQESNFNPKARSHVGAKGLMQLMPGTAKMMGVKDIYDPEQNIAGGTKYLREMLDRFDGNVTLAVAAYNSGPGNVEKYGNKVPPFSETQNYVKSVARHSESIRLGGSFANLDTPTKPKYRVT
- a CDS encoding nucleotidyltransferase substrate binding protein; this translates as MNNERTEYLLKNFTDVLVRLKEALQNPGTGDLYIDGTIQRFEFVFELCWKTLQKFLQEEGIDCGTPRETLNKAYASQWIDDEEVWLGMLTDRNETSHTYNQTKASQIYSRIQGYVPYFEQTLQLLKKKP
- a CDS encoding PilZ domain-containing protein; its protein translation is MTISNLKEILDPKARYIFLDDQGLTEALMLTGIEDHSFLVVDPKSDINGKDRSGFFVAANGRGIVRFKATGQKAGVYKLNADFSSFNIINRRESERIRVNVPIPIYLSCDGKRVEASLVNISEGGVRLVADEKLPLHAVYHFELSLPHKNGPVLFKTDGMVVYAEPEEDPDTFMTGITFVAPAFKSDEEKNNYLAMRQDLVSYLNQNKTGLS
- a CDS encoding HDIG domain-containing protein; this translates as MINLFDKVSENLNSKIEDPVIKARFDNFANVGLLLVLGLIVTILLTFNLDQLPQHLSVGSVAIKDIKADQNYEIIDALSTQKLKLDASQAVRPVYDYDPLVSSKTAQKISEAFLGSRQFLIQNAAFFKGRDVLDEALEFQLRSEFQEALGGIISDDAYALFRKYRFNGPLEKALITICREMYVTPVILNKSELESVLEKGFTFREKVSEGNFAEVLKTDANDIVSLDDVMAKMEGLKTGFLRDVLHLEFLTSEHFTLLKNVSLSLLKPSLVYNAAETDARRSKATEHVNNIVIKVKRGESIVRSGDRFEPWHLTVLEGIRKAHQQSKKAFSFLGVFLFVNLVLAIVYYYASKYIRKFKPNRKDLVFLGTSLLFFLILLRVSVFMASSIKDAFPFSLSVTTLYYAIPIAGGAMLVRFILNSETALIFSIILSLFSGIFLESNLEMTVYYMISGVFAAHAIAYVDKRSSVLYCGVLTGLVNALVVYSMNLINLGMEAESVAAMPILLNALSGFLGGIFTSIIVLALTTVTEVIFNYTTDIKLLELASLSHPLLKEMIWKAPGTYHHSQLVGILSEAAAQAIGANPLFARVASYYHDIGKMKKPQYFIENQKGINPHDKLSPSMSALIIAAHVSDGIAMAKEFKLPQKITDMIPQHQGTKLIGFFYEKAKKLADPTMDKVDERDYRYEGPKPQTKEAGIIMLADTVEAAVRALPEKSPHKIQATVEKLINMHFVDEQLDECDLTLKDLHQIANAFVKILSAIYHQRIEYPENTAEGNDNNGPYPPQLSNSLSNVSPLFRKKPHEGA
- the lnt gene encoding apolipoprotein N-acyltransferase, with the protein product MLLLCILLTGLAGIFIYPTVFFGHRLPEMGYLAWFFLVPLLYCQFKNSKKLFIKSFTAAFIFYAGSLYWLVNAMTNFGGLGFYESVGVLLLIVVILSLYWATSNWLAHKISIYLPIPFFVSFTILMVTMDFCRTYFPVGGFPWAMPAYSQGSFLQYFEWVDVTGMYGLNLLIYLINALLADILFHVFEKRREGMVVRAVVLLVIVVFSVFLNLARKASTFDDVAQNDNGVLTALVQGNISQDMKWNVRVAKENVDEHLKLTEKATEEGAELAIWPETAYPFTVNLKDDTDFPYLFWRGRTVLPMPLYVGAVSIQEDGVAQLVYNSSFYLDTKAQIKSIYHKRHLVPFGEYIPFKEYLSFARRLTVAVGDFTPGKEPVVVEHGRLKLGALICYEDIFPDLARSQTRAGSNVLANLTNDAWYGNTSAPYQHLVFSQMRALENRRYLLRATNTGLTAVINPHGMVEATLPPFEAGYLVRAVYPIEKMSTYTLYGDWVAWVCFALAGSSVIAIVIRRIVGR
- a CDS encoding nucleotidyltransferase domain-containing protein, whose protein sequence is MKRSGIPSVLELSRKTKLHRNTINYYLSGHAVFQPAILTLAKKIGRDPLDIVKTQAKDPVWRPIAGLIDALHSAYPHITFFLFGSRARGLYKKFSDYDVGCYAQKGISLEEYFKLIDIKDDWCDKEENVLYQVDLVNFCRADKDFIDDNKKDFIFLTGSLMDWLFLIEGGVHDNG
- the prfB gene encoding peptide chain release factor 2 (programmed frameshift); translated protein: MKDILEKYNQLNDTWQSLRGHFDVPKKLDLLKGLENESVREGFWNDQDKAKKTMAEVDDLKSKKADWDSVETHLSDAKTLYDLSIEAGDTSSESEINSYLNLVKSDLARIEFQKMLSGPQDKSSAFFQINAGAGGTESCDWVSILLRMYLRFCEKKGYKTEMIDFTEGDGAGYRSVTVFVSGLYAYCHLKAEVGVHRLVRISPFDANSRRHTSFASVFVYPDVEDDIDIEVKEADLRIDTYRAGGAGGQKVNKTDSAVRMTHLPTGIVVQCQNERSQHQNRAVAMKMLKAKLYELEMEKRRAEQAVVEANKKDIAWGSQIRSYVLHPYQMIKDHRTDFETSDSQGVLDGELDGFIRDYLLKSC
- a CDS encoding secondary thiamine-phosphate synthase enzyme YjbQ — translated: MKNFVLNAYFNTTLQIDSFIVSHDIKRALRESQVLNGLLTIYLPKSAASIILVENDKLIQESLKQLISSFVSDEEGERPQRRSGTGRESSHLRALLLPQTLSIPIKDGKLFLGPWQEVVVYDFDDKIGRREVMIQVMGDGAEEKAPAPRK
- a CDS encoding PhoH family protein; translation: MKHSTAQVIKLNFDDNNLARSLFGPHDNNLRSIEDRLGVDINVRGGHLHISGQKERIKLVENILNQLYTLLKKGYPILGRDIEQAIKLLSEDDNLKLGNLYLDSIFIPGKKKVIAPRSTGQAQYMRAILQNDLVFGLGPAGTGKTFLAMAMAVTSFLKGEVSRIILTRPAIEAGEKLGFLPGDLVEKIDPYLRPLYDALHDMLDSEKILKMLERGDIEVAPLAFMRGRTLADSFVILDEAQNTTREQMKMFLTRIGLGSKVVVTGDTTQIDLPREKMSGLSHAVNVLKDVEGIAFHFMNASDVTRHQLVGRIITAYEKSEQ
- a CDS encoding nucleotidyltransferase substrate binding protein, translating into MTTDKKLQVAIKKLKEALKHEEEAVTNELVFDSICKRYEVCFEYTWKFLKSKVDETGVEVYNPRDVIREAHKAGYVDDLDLWLGFLKSRNMSVHDYIGFADLAYLKNISKFYEAVQALLSSF
- a CDS encoding helix-turn-helix domain-containing protein, whose translation is MVEKQRKYKLISEIDRERIWELKLRGKKGRAIAKELGFSHTTISRELKKNSFREMPEAYSPVIARNLAQERRSRRGRKKQILHPQILDYVRVKLEEGWSPQLIAGRISKDHPGLSVSHETVYQYVFENQLHHLLPSQR
- the ybeY gene encoding rRNA maturation RNase YbeY, whose product is MDLILHNSQTRYPTSRHYFVKNLTKALKILNIKGQGEIGLHFVSPQKMAALNSRYMHKRGATDVLSFPVSLNPFLGDIFICPAVAARQAKKLNHSLPQQMMFLVFHGLLHLTGYDHHTLSAKKKMVAAEKKLIAKVLHITDYSLLADTRL